A section of the Lagopus muta isolate bLagMut1 chromosome 17, bLagMut1 primary, whole genome shotgun sequence genome encodes:
- the FZD10 gene encoding frizzled-10, with the protein MGPAAGNLVRAVLALCWLAERCAGISSIDIERPGDGRCQPIEIPMCKDIGYNMTRMPNLMGHENQREAAIQLHEFAPLVEYGCHSHLKFFLCSLYAPMCTEQVSTPIPACRVMCEQARLKCSPIMEQFNFKWPDSLDCSKLPNKNDPNYLCMEAPNNGSDEPPRGSSMLPPMFRPQRPSSGHDLQQHKDSLSRTSCENPGKFHHVEKSASCAPLCTPGVDVYWSKDDKQFAVIWIAIWSILCFFSSAFTVLTFLIDPQRFKYPERPIIFLSMCYCVYSVGYIIRLFSGAESIACDRDSGQLYVIQEGLESTGCTIVFLVLYYFGMASSLWWVILTLTWFLAAGKKWGHEAIEANSSYFHLAAWAIPAVKTIMILVMRRVAGDELTGLCYVGSMDVNALTGFVLIPLACYLIIGTSFILSGFVALFHIRRVMKTGGENTDKLEKLMVRIGVFSVLYTVPATCVIACYFYERLNMDYWKIVATQQKCKMNNQTKNLDCMMNNSIPAVEIFMVKIFMLLVVGITSGMWIWTSKTLQSWQNVCSRRLKKRSRRKPASVITSSGIYKKPQHPQKTHLAKYESTLQPPTCV; encoded by the coding sequence ATGGGGCCAGCCGCAGGGAACCTGGTGCGGGCCGTCCTGGCGCTCTGCTGGCTCGCAGAGCGCTGCGCGGGGATAAGCTCCATAGACATTGAGCGCCCCGGCGACGGGAGGTGCCAGCCGATCGAAATCCCCATGTGCAAGGATATAGGGTACAACATGACGAGGATGCCGAACCTGATGGGACACGAAAACCAAAGGGAAGCGGCCATTCAACTACACGAGTTTGCCCCCTTGGTGGAGTACGGTTGCCACAGCCATCTGAAATTTTTCCTCTGCTCCCTCTATGCCCCTATGTGCACTGAGCAGGTTTCAACACCGATCCCAGCCTGCAGGGTCATGTGTGAGCAGGCGAGGCTGAAATGCTCTCCTATCATGGAGCAGTTCAACTTCAAATGGCCAGACTCCTTAGACTGCAGCAAGCTGCCCAACAAGAACGACCCCAATTACCTGTGCATGGAGGCCCCCAACAACGGGTCAGACGAGCCGCCCAGGGGATCCAGCATGCTGCCACCCATGTTCCGGCCACAGAGGCCTAGCAGTGGCCAtgacctgcagcagcacaaggacAGCCTCAGCAGAACCTCCTGTGAAAATCCGGGCAAGTTCCACCACGTGGAAAAGAGCGCTTCCTGCGCACCGCTCTGCACCCCGGGGGTTGATGTTTACTGGAGCAAGGATGACAAGCAGTTTGCTGTCATTTGGATTGCCATCTGGtccattctgtgctttttctccagCGCTTTCACTGTACTCACTTTTCTGATAGATCCTCAGCGTTTCAAGTACCCCGAGAGGCCCATCATCTTCCTCTCTATGTGCTACTGTGTCTACTCTGTGGGGTACATCATCCGCCTCTTTTCGGGTGCTGAGAGCATTGCCTGCGACAGGGACAGTGGCCAGCTCTATGTCATCCAAGAGGGACTGGAGAGCACTGGCTGCACCATTGTGTTCCTGGTTCTGTATTACTTTGGTATGGCCAGTTCCTTGTGGTGGGTAATCTTGACTTTAACTTGGTTTCTGGCGGCTGGGAAAAAATGGGGGCACGAAGCAATTGAAGCAAACAGTAGCTACTTTCATTTGGCAGCCTGGGCCATTCCAGCTGTGAAGACCATAATGATCCTAGTTATGAGAAGGGTGGCTGGAGATGAGCTGACAGGGCTGTGCTATGTTGGAAGCATGGATGTGAATGCCTTGACCGGGTTTGTACTCATTCCTTTGGCTTGTTATCTAATCATTGGcacttcttttattctttctggttttgtggcCCTTTTTCATATCAGAAGGGTGATGAAAACAGGTGGAGAAAATACCGACAAGTTGGAGAAACTCATGGTCAGGATTGGTGTCTTCTCAGTCTTGTACACAGTGCCTGCAACTTGTGTCATAGCTTGCTATTTTTATGAAAGACTTAATATGGATTACTGGAAAATTGTGGCAACTCAACAGAAATGCAAGATGAACAATCAGACTAAAAATTTAGACTGCATGATGAATAATTCCATTCCAGCAGTAGAAATTTTTATGGTCAAAATTTTTATGTTGTTAGTTGTGGGCATTACTAGTGGGATGTGGATCTGGACTTCCAAGACTCTTCAGTCCTGGCAGAACGTTTGTAGTCGAAGATTAAAGAAGAGAAGTAGGAGAAAACCTGCAAGCGTTATTACCAGTAGTGGAATCTACAAAAAACCTCAGCATCCACAGAAAACTCACCTTGCAAAGTATGAATCCACGTTACAACCACCCACCTGTGTATGA